The Macrobrachium nipponense isolate FS-2020 chromosome 16, ASM1510439v2, whole genome shotgun sequence DNA window gcgcgccagtggacgccaagcgtgcgttAGTAGATGTTgagcgcgcacctgtcggcgccaaacgtgtggattcggacgccaagcgcgcgctggtagacaccagttcctcaccagcgcaagttcaggtggatgaaggaacccttcctgttcgtcagttttcttcagagtttcctcctacttctccagtttctgaggaaggagttagcgatgatttagtagaagcagaggaagaacagcaaccagctactgtctcatcggactataaagttttgatgcgtcttctacagtcggagttcggagaaacttttcaaccggaagcccctcgtactcctccttctcaattttcttcttttaaggcaacgaaggcatcggggttcattaaatgaagaagtcgctttccacgaagcaagcgttccggaagtccatgagtggatggagaagaggaaaagcgtcaggaaagtcctctttagctttaccgccttcaagactctgcggtaaaggaggcatgtggtatgagacgggagaggacaggcgttaaactaccagcctctgctcaaggtgacttcgggagcatcgtggacgcctccagaagagcccttctgtcttcatcaaaagtcacgtggacccataacgagttcgactttcatctaaaggcctcttcaggactctagaggtcttcaactttctcgactggtgtcttggagttttagatgccaggtcaaggagttctgagACTATTAGTCTGGGggtgggggagctgtccagcgtactttcttgtatggacaaggccgtcagggatggttctgagagttggctacgcactttagctcgggaattctcaagaagagagcgctcttatgtaacttcacggccaaatccgtctctccaacgcaaaaggcggacttgcttttcgctccattctcagaccatctcttcccccaggctatggttaaggacatagcttcaagccttcaggaaaaggcaacgcaagatcttctggctcagtcttctagaaggccagcagctgcttcatcttctggagcttcgtttgccaagaaatcgaagcccttttgTGCAGGACCTTCCTCGAAAgcagcctcccgaggaagaggctcttccagaggaaaaacccctgctccgtcaaagagtaggaagtgattttggaagtccttcagacgccggtaggagccaggcttcttcggttcgcgaaagcctgggaagagagagatgccgacccttggtcgctggatgtcgtgaggaaagggtacaggatcccgttcttgaagtcacccccccgctatcctcaacaccaaaggatttgtctccctcttatcgaggagagaaacagaaagtgcttttcgatctgctggaacaaatgatcgagaagcaagcggtggaacaggtcttcgacctggaatcgccagggttttacaaccgcctgttcctggtgccgaaacattcgTGGCGGTGGCGACcctcctcgatgtcagcagcctaaatctcttcgtgataaagaagaaattcaagatggagacgactcaatcggtgctgtcagctttgagaccgggggattggatgatctcactagacctccaagacgcgtattttcacgtccccatccatccccaatcaaggaaatacctgcgatttgtcctgaaggggaaggtattccaattcagggcactttgcttcggtctgacaacagcgccgatggttttcaccattctaatgaagaacgtggcaaggctgcttcatttggagaatatacggatctctcctctacctagacgactggcttattcgcgCTTCATCGCggaacggtgtctggaggacctgccaGCACTACCATGACGTTAGccaaagtccctggggcttctgtgTAAACCTCGAAAAAGTTCCGCAATTTGGACtccgtctcaatctttagtctatctggggggattcagatggactcagtggcttttcgggcttttccgtcccaggggcgacaacttcaatgcttggagaaagtggcgacctttctggggaaggaaacatgctcggtgagggaatggatgagtttgctggggaccatttcctcactggagaagtttgtttttttttttttttttttctctgggaaggctgcacctcagacctcttcaattcttcctagccaacagttggaagaacaagcaagatctggaggcgatcttgtgtttaacgaagaggaggtgaaggatcacctaagttggtggtcagatcctcggaagctcgcagaagggctctccctcaaacttcggaacccccgacctagtgttgttttccgacgcgtcgtccacgggttggggagcaacactaggagggaaagaagtgtcgggcacctggagaggggaacaggtgtccctggcacatcaatctgaaagagctgtcagccatttatctggctctcaggtttttccaggaagaagtatccggcaaagtcgttcagatcaatgcggacaacaccacagcgctggcatacctaagaaatcaagggggaactcactcgccttctctttttgccatcgcaaaggaactccttttgtgggcaaaagcgcaagaagtcacgatcctgacaaggttcgtgtcaggagtacagaatgttcgggcggaccttctcagtcggcgagacagctgttgccgacagagtggacccttcaccaagaggttttgccagtcgctgtggaacctgtggggctgTCCACAGGTGGATGTCGGTTCGCAACGTCCCGGACGAGAAGACTTCAAACTCTATTGcgtccccagttctggacccgggagcagtccgtagtagacgccctactttggagttggtcgggcctagacatatacgctttttttttcccccgctcaagatcctcgggggaatgatgaggaagtttgcggcatcggaaggagcgaggatgacactcatcaaaagcccccttctggccggcagccgactggttcacagaaggtgatgtccttcctggtagactttccgaggactctacccattaaggaaagatctactcagacagccccactttcgagaggtaccacaaaaacctccccgctctgagtctgactgcgttcagactatcaagaagttggccagagcgaggggtttttcaagacctgtggcgaaggcgattgccaccgcaaggaggccctcctcaatcgctatgtaccaatcgaagtgggctgtcttcagatcctggtgcaggaagaagggcatttcctccaccacaacctctgtgagccagatagctgacttccttctctatctgagagaggaagtgaagttaGACTGtttccaactattaaaggctacaggagcgtgctttctgtagtctttagcacagaggactcgatttgtctaataataaagacattcatgatcttattagatcgttcgagactaggaaggtagtccagcctaaagtacccactcgtggaacttggatgtggtgctcaaatatttgatgtcgagtcacttcgaccgcttcattcagtttctatcaggaatctgacgaagaaaacgatcttcctaaccgctctgggcgacggcgaagagggtttgcgaaattcaggccattagcaagcagattggattttcagaaagtagtgcggtgtgttctttaagtcccatgttcttagcaaagaacaagaatccttccaacccgtggccgaggacctttgaaatcaaagggttgtcagatatagttggaaacgaacgtgagagattcctgtgtcctgtcagggctctaaagttctatctgcagagaactaaagcttgcagaggttcatcggacaatttgtggtgttcagtgaggaaacctgatcttcctatgtcgaaaaacgcactggcgttcttcatcaggaatacgattcaagaagcgcataataaagtgtagtgatagtgatttaaaaagcttctgaaagtaaaagctcacgaggtgagagctattgctacttcggtagcctttcacaaaaatatggcgctcAAAGATATTTGAATGCCacttttggagaagcaattcggtgttcgcttcacactacctgcgggaggtgaaagtgacatacgaaaattgcttctccccttttggaccatacattgctgcagacactgttttgggggcaggaggtaacactcatcctatcctttagggattaggggggttttttatttttaatttgtgtttatggttgtggggtgaccgcctggggcgggtctcccttccattagcttagttaaaaGTGGATACcttttggtaaactaagccaggtggtggtatttttgtctcgttgccctcattagtatggtccatggtctagtcacgtcgtggtctcgcccctgttgacagatcatctggagtgcaccagcctcataggtctctaccttgctggcaactctagtagcacaagcagacttacgtggcagtaatcacgaagccagctatgctaacaggtaaggaaccaagatatcaattatctgcacatatgtgtttcctaaatcctctattctgtctctcccaccaccaaaggtgggattcagctatatatatctgacaggtaagttgcatgaaacaaaatgatattgtaatgatacaattaagtttgttcatacttacctgggcagatatatataattaattacccgcccacctcccctcaggagacagtggaaataaaaattatgaatagaaatgggaatgattcctgatacccgcctcccagcggcgggaatgggtactaaccacctgactcccactacgtgtgtcgtaagttttaaattctgtcggtgtcggaaattatcagctatatatagatctgccaggtaagtatgaacaaacttaattgtatcattacaatatcattttctataCTAGACAAGAAATTGTGAGGGTGCAATCTTCTTCTTTAGCCtgccatattttttaaaatgtctttaaaTATATCATGTTGTTTGGTCATCTTTAGTGCTGGATATACTTTAAATCTTTACCTTTCCCATATAGTGATATGCTCAGccattatatctattataaattagaattttcttatatgtatgaTTTACCATTCAGTAATAAGTTACTCAGTGCCTTAGTTTGTCTCTTATTTTGTCCTAGCACCTACAATACAACGTTccttattctcctttttttttctttttcttttttgccttgcttttcttttttgcctTGCTTTTACAATCAGTACTTGACATTCTTCTTTGCATTTTGACCATAGTGCACATGTACAGTGGGAAAGTTATATTTACTTAAAATAGTATACagtattctttactttttaattgtattctcCATCCCAAATTCATAGATTTGACCACTTGCTCACTCACGATCTTATAAGCATATAAGCACTTCTACTATCCCTAAGTAATGATTTGTACATGTTAAATGTTTGAAGCATTCTCTAACAACAAATTAAGGCCTGTGTACAATGAGGGTTTATATGTTGGAAAAATCATTATGTTGAAAACTATTTTTCAGTCatattttgttattgatttttagatattaaaagaagaGCATAGTTGTACATTTTAATTGATTGTACAATTTCTTTCGACAGAGAGGGACGATTCTTTGTTGGAAGGCAAAGCCAAGGTAACACGCCTTAATCAGCATTCCTTTGATCAGACGATGTCCATCTTCTACAGCGCGTCTGTTTCTCTGCCGAAAGAAACAAGTTTTCGTGAGTCACCACCACCACCTGATGCCTTTTCCCATTTCTCAGGACACCTAGAAGAGGTTTCATTTGACAAGTTTAATAATGTCttgagagagaattatgaaaagGAACTTTCAAGCATTCTTGATGTCAACGAGGCGATGAAGTGGAATAATGGGCTAATGCATACGTATGATGCAAATTTTGTGATAAGTGATAGTGTAAAGGTTGATGGGGTAAGCGTGCCAGGTAACCTGTGGGATATTGACACAGTCAGGGAACTgtgtgggcacgaaatgcagaaCAGTAGCCATGTTGACCTAGCAAGTGTGTCCTCCCCATTGGCAGGCTTTGCTCACATTAGTGAGACAGATCCAGTGACAGACAAAAAATCAGCTGACGTTAAAAACAAGAAAGGAGTGCctgtgaaaacaaagaaaaaggttGTTTCGACTAAAAAGAAGACTGTGTCAAATTCAAAGGAAAGTTCTGGTACTGTTgaagaacaaaagaaaactgTGGCCAAAAAGAAATCGATCAAGAAAGCAAAAAGTGAATTGACTAAACAGCTGTTGGAACACGAAAGTATTTCTGCTGGAATAAATAGCGGTCGGGTGGATGATGCCATATTGAAGGGAATGAGTGATGCTGTGGTTTTAGATGAGAAGAGATTAGCTTCGAAAGGTAAAGAGGTTGAAGCTGCTAGTGCaagaattttcaagaaaaaattacACCAAGAAAAGCAGTTCAAAGAAATCATCAACATTAAGCAGCAGTGCCGAGAGGTCTTGTTCAACCAGAGCTTAGAAGCTTATTTAAGTGTTTGTGTCAATATTGGGTTGCTCAATCGTGCTTTGCACACTTTACTGTACTATCGTCAGATGGGTATCCATGGCTCAGGGAAGAAGATAATCTCAGTGCAGCCTTATAATATCTTACTCCAAGGGCTTGCAGAAAGAGGTAATTATGGCAAGATGGAGGAACTTCGAAATCTGCTAGAACAAGACAGGATTCCAATGACTGTGGAGAGTTTTTCACCATTCCTCAACTACCTCGGCCGTCAGCCGTCGTCCCCTGCAAATACCAAAAGTATTCAGACCATTCTTGATGCCATGGAAAAGGCAGGCATGACACTTGACTTACTTTTCACGGATGTGATATATGTCAGCAGTGGATATGACAATGTTCTCAGAGCTGTGCATCGTGTACATCCTAGATTTTTGCCGACGAAGAAACAGGAAGTGTTTGAATATGATTGTAATCTTCTCAACAGTTTGAATGACTCTTTGCATACTAGTAAGGTCAGATCACCACTTAGTGGTTTAGCTAcggaaaaggaaatgaacaagTGGTTCGAAGAGCAATTTTCTCGTGAATTAGTAGGAGAAGTGACCATTGCCAGcatagaaaagaaggaagaaactCCTGATGTCATCTTGTACAGAGAGAAATTAACACGATGGGAAGCCAAGTGGAGAGAAGCTCTGTACACAAACTTCACTGCGAAGGTGGACGCGATGAAGAAGAATTTTTCAAGCACTCGACGCAACAAGGAGATGAACTTGTATCCTTATCTGGTGTGTCTCCCACCAGAGGATTTTGTCAACATTATGATGCAGGAGATAAATCACTTTGCTAGTGGTTCAGAAGCGTACTCCCTGTCAAGGTACAACCTTTACAGAGGAATTGGCGAGAAAGTGTACCAGAAGTTCTTAATCAACCACAAGAAGGGAAATGGCATTCTGAATAAACTGAAAGTTATTTATAAAAAGTTTGGGCTGTGGATGCTTGCTGACCATCATGGAGGTGAGTGTCACTTTAAACAAAGTTGTTCtcttatataaagtatatttatgCTTTTGTTATTAAACTTTGAGAGATCTAGATCTGGAGATGGGACCTTTGGGTGGGACAGTTGGATAATTCAGATTATGTGGAGGTTTGTGGTCTCAGCACTTTTATTACTGTGATTCTTCTTAAAATGTAGTTGAAGCAAACCACTGAGGCATTTCAAATCTCTTAATGCTTGCCTAAAGGATGATTTCATAATTATTGATAATCTGAGCACAGAACTAAAGAAATTTGACTGTTCACtgagaaaagatgaaagaaaatgtaagagGAATTTTTCATGCTGTGTAGGTTAGGTTtgacagtttatttttattttctcctatGAAATTATGACCTATAGTTTAAAAAGATGTTGAAATATGTTTATTCAGTGGGAAATGAGGTAAAAAACTATGTCACTACCATTGACCTCTGAAGAAAGGTCTTTGAATGCATTTTATAATGGGCACAGTAGACCGACGTTTATTTGTTGTCCCATTTCCCCTATGGAATAAATGTCATAGTTCTTGGATaatttgaatatgaatttgaAACTGGTACAGTGACTGTTAACTCAATTCTACGGATAACTTTATCTCAAATCTTGCCAGTACTACTTAAATGTAGTAGTCCATGGTTTGGTTGTACCACTTGTTAATATAAGTGTCTCGCAGTCTGTGGTAAACATATTTAGTAAATTTGCAGAGGGCAGATTTAACTTCACGTATTAGATGattcttgtattttattattattaagaaacaaaTAACTGTTTTGTAGATGTTAAGCAACAAATTAAGCATTGACATAAATCCTGTCGACAAAGAGAACATTGTTATTACTAAAGAGTGAAGTACAGTAGTAGCTGGCTTAGGTTTTTCTAAATGTCTACACCTGTAAGGGCTAATGCTGTCATTACAACTCTcattgtgcactgtaggcattacttgaggttctttgcagtggtCCCTTCAGCCTCTTAACTGCTACCCCttatattcattttactgtacttccattcatattctctttcttccatcttacttttcaccttcACTTAAAACCttttttcactctcaatttccctttcagcagttCTAAATGACTTCTTTATATAAGTCCCAGCTCTTGGCCATGGACCTAAATTTGATAGTATTCCATTCTAAATGTCTAGGGCTACATATATCTGTGGGAGTTCAGAAATGgttcagttgtctggttaaaacACTTGAGAAATCTAAAGAGAAAGTTAAAGAATTCAGATGTTTCTTCAAGGCTCTTAGCAATCGTGCCACGTTTCAGATGGCGTTCCCTACATGCCACGCATCCAGTGGAAACATTTGATGCAAGAACAAAACACGTGCAATCTCCATCACACCGTAACGGAGTGGCCTAACAATGTTCTGTTGGGTGTCGGCCAGTTCCTCTACTCCCTTCTCTTACGTCATGTAATGGTGTGGAAGCCCCTGCACTCGGAGAAGCATGTCTACCCAGCTTTCTACGAGATAGATAGATCGTACGATTATAAAGTGATCGAGGAAATCAAACCGGCTCCTATACTTCTCGAAGTGTTTAGACGAGCTGCGAGGCCAACCTTGACTTTCCCTTCGTACGTGGGTCCAATGGTGTCGCCCCCGGTTCCCTGGACCTCTTCCAAGTCTGGTGGATATTTGATACACAGCAGCCACATTGTAAGGTAAGAAGGTTAATAACTATAATGCAGTTTTGAGTTTACGTATTGTACTTGCTTCCTTGTGTACGAATATCCATTAGTTACGTCTTTCACGGGAAATTTGTAGTGTATTCAGGAATAACCCACTCTTTAGATGAGCTGTTTTGACAGTATTAGTTTGTGTCCCAGAAAACTGTTTTGGGAAGTTCCAAAGTTTACAGTTCGTTTGCAGTGAtagaaatatggaaaaataaagatGGATTGTGCATAATGGTTGTATGTTTCAAATCAGTGTAATTTGTTTGCTGTTTTTGTGTAGATTGCTTTATGATACACTTTTCCCAGATTGCCGTACAATGCTCACCAGCAGAAACGTCGGATAGATGAGGCTGGGAAGGAACAGCTGTTTCCCGTAATGGATTCCCTCAACCAGTTGGGCTCTATTCCTTGGCGAGTGAACAAGCCAATGCTTGATCTCATTATTGAGGTGAGAGTAGTTTAGATTAGCCCTGAGGGGtaaaaacataactttttttatgtgGTCTGAGTAAAATGGGTGTTTAGAGTTTTGTGTACTTTCTGTTTGAATTTTCACCTGGATCTACTTTCATGCAGACTCTTTCTCCGTGCTTATTTCATCATGTGGTTTTACAATTTCAAATTTTTGAGACATTTCATTACTGAAGTGCAAAAGGCCAGCATTTAATAGTATTTCGGGTAATGAAAGGAAGGCTGATTTTGAAGTATGTAGTCCATTCGTATTGTAGAGATATTAGCAGATTTCTAACTGGTCTTATTTGTATGGATAACTTGTAGTGTTTCAAATACAAAAAGCTCAGATTTAATTGATATGGTTTTCATTTGTagtgtttcaaataaaaaaactcagatttaataaatatattattcatttgaaagaagtaacagaaggtaatgggaaacatAGAGAAAAGTCCAGGTAttagaagaggaaaaataaattaacacattaatagataaatagataaaattgtaaataagttgtaaaatacaaggagaactgCTGTAGGGTAGATATGTGTATGATGGAAGTTTTGTAAAACAGACTATTAAAAGCAAAATTTATGATGTATGATACTGTAGTATCCAGTGATACATTTTTTAGATCTAACAAGAATATTTGCTTTACAGGTTTTCAACAACAAAGGCTGGGAAGAGATGGACATTCCCCCGCCAGTTACAGAATGCCCGGTGCCACCCAAGATCAAATCTCACATGAGCAGTGTGGAGAAGAAGCAGATTCTTCGCCAGCGGCTCGAGTACAACAAGAAGAAGTCAGAGATGTTCTCCCTCTGGTGTGATGCCCTGTATAAGTTGTCATTTGCTAATCATGTAAGTTCTTATGCTGTTCAAACCCTTGTTGAATATGTCTAGcaagttttttaaatttattgtcaCTGCAAGAGCTTACTAGAATGGAgtataaaattataatcaatagattttaagattttaagtgtctggaaatttcttatttttttttttttctatttagttcAGGGACAGAATCATCTGGTTTCCTCACAACATGGATTTCCGTGGCAGAGTTTATCCTCTTCCGCCGCATATTAACCACATGAGCTCAGATGTTTTTCGTTCCCTACTGTACTTCGCCCGAGGTGAAAAACTAGGTTCCAGAGGTCTGTGGTGGTTGAAGGTAAAGCTAATCTTGATTTTGTCTGGAATTGTTTGAATAATTTACTCTCttcaatttgttttctttgttaagTTTAACTGGACATAtctgattgacagatatgtccagCTCAGTGGTGCAATGATCAGACATGCCTATAAACTCATTGACCTTGGACTTCACAGTAGCTGGAACATATGTGAATGTGAcgtctaatctattaccagaaatgtgcGTGGGTTCCTCAATTAGGTGAACTCAAGAGCAGACCATCCATGTTGATCTGTagaatttgaatttagccactcaCTGTGCTTTGCATTAGTCTCCATAAATAACGAATGAAGTTGTTGAACTCTATGACTGAGCCACACTAATCCTTTCCAAAAGACAGTCATAGATAGAATCGTCAAAATTTTGAAAGGGTTGCAGTAATggactgaagggatgctgcaaagaacctgaaattAAGTACTGCCCAAAGGGCACTGTTTGAGATACACTGACAGTATTACTGCCGTATGGGGAGGAAGGGTTTAACATTCTGCATATTTGTAACTgatgttttctttaatgaattaatgTGGATGGATTGCTGAATAATTGGTAATTGGTTTActcttacaggcagtccccgggctaCGAAGGGGGTTCCGTTTCTTGATACCGTACTTGTAGCCCGAAAATCGtcttaagccggaacatcataaaaatcctaagaaagccttacttttaaatgctttgggtgcattgaaaactatgtaaactacgttcttattgcatttttcatcaaaaaaccttcaaatattgattttttgtacatgaaacttccctacagatatatacttagcatagtctccgacgttccctgacagaatttcaaatctcgcggcacacgcgacaggtaggtcaggtggctaccttacccgccgctgtggggtcggatgtacgaaccactcccgtaagcttgtcagatttttctctgtcgcgggaacgataacaactgttgtcggttcctctcgatagtttttcgattctcgcttgcctggagttaatttggacttcttttggtgacgtattcgctttgtttggcttggcatacgctgattgtggaccgtttgattttgagtttgattttcttta harbors:
- the LOC135195544 gene encoding DNA-directed RNA polymerase, mitochondrial-like gives rise to the protein MWICVKIHIRIQSQFKIYSIICDLSLTDSCRLHASVRNQGTKADTHKPGTRSKHRAKKKTFVDIIRERDDSLLEGKAKVTRLNQHSFDQTMSIFYSASVSLPKETSFRESPPPPDAFSHFSGHLEEVSFDKFNNVLRENYEKELSSILDVNEAMKWNNGLMHTYDANFVISDSVKVDGVSVPGNLWDIDTVRELCGHEMQNSSHVDLASVSSPLAGFAHISETDPVTDKKSADVKNKKGVPVKTKKKVVSTKKKTVSNSKESSGTVEEQKKTVAKKKSIKKAKSELTKQLLEHESISAGINSGRVDDAILKGMSDAVVLDEKRLASKGKEVEAASARIFKKKLHQEKQFKEIINIKQQCREVLFNQSLEAYLSVCVNIGLLNRALHTLLYYRQMGIHGSGKKIISVQPYNILLQGLAERGNYGKMEELRNLLEQDRIPMTVESFSPFLNYLGRQPSSPANTKSIQTILDAMEKAGMTLDLLFTDVIYVSSGYDNVLRAVHRVHPRFLPTKKQEVFEYDCNLLNSLNDSLHTSKVRSPLSGLATEKEMNKWFEEQFSRELVGEVTIASIEKKEETPDVILYREKLTRWEAKWREALYTNFTAKVDAMKKNFSSTRRNKEMNLYPYLVCLPPEDFVNIMMQEINHFASGSEAYSLSRYNLYRGIGEKVYQKFLINHKKGNGILNKLKVIYKKFGLWMLADHHGDGVPYMPRIQWKHLMQEQNTCNLHHTVTEWPNNVLLGVGQFLYSLLLRHVMVWKPLHSEKHVYPAFYEIDRSYDYKVIEEIKPAPILLEVFRRAARPTLTFPSYVGPMVSPPVPWTSSKSGGYLIHSSHIVRLPYNAHQQKRRIDEAGKEQLFPVMDSLNQLGSIPWRVNKPMLDLIIEVFNNKGWEEMDIPPPVTECPVPPKIKSHMSSVEKKQILRQRLEYNKKKSEMFSLWCDALYKLSFANHFRDRIIWFPHNMDFRGRVYPLPPHINHMSSDVFRSLLYFARGEKLGSRGLWWLKLHLINLTGFVKRESVEDRLKYCEKMLDNIMDSADNPLTGKKWWTKSDEPWQTLAACKELTAALRCENPEEYVCHLPIHQDGSCNGLQHYAALGRDVAGAASVNLAPSVVPQDVYSAVAELVELERLKDAASGNEIAQMLEGYVKRKVIKQTVMTTVYGVTRFGARLQIERQLKDLDFPPNRVWAASQYLVQKTFHSLEQMFTSAKEIQDWFTDLARMVSKTCRQNMEWVTPLGFPVVQHYTVPLSEKCPTVKMGMTLNIDYIMQPNTMKQKNAFPPNFIHSLDSSHMMLTSIYSQKADFSFISVHDCFWTHASSVDAMNKICREQFVALHSEPILETLSSDLKKRFSFEYKDFAHDGSAKDTAKMKVNTLLNKIPRKGNFDISDVLKSTYFFS